One genomic window of Punica granatum isolate Tunisia-2019 chromosome 1, ASM765513v2, whole genome shotgun sequence includes the following:
- the LOC116192015 gene encoding reticulon-like protein B23 isoform X1 — MGNEVGKAVIVMICGSLVYYHCAFRNSSLLSLLSDVLIVLLCSLAILGLFFRQLNIAVPVDPLEWQISQDAANSIAACLANTVGAAESVLRVAATGHDKRLFLKLHLFISSEKFCSRSRFLWMLGTRHLSPLDADEHVVVCLYILSAIGRLLSGVTVAYAGLCLFCLYMLVESFPSSNSSISRLWRSGGAAAEQDNP, encoded by the exons atggggAATGAGGTGGGGAAAGCGGTGATAGTGATGATATGTGGGAGCCTCGTCTATTACCACTGCGCCTTCCGCAATTCTAGCCTCCTCTCCCTGCTTTCCGATGTCCTTATCGTCCTCCTCTGCTCCCTCGCCATTCTTGGCCTCTTCTTTCGCCAATTGAACATTGC GGTTCCGGTGGATCCGCTGGAGTGGCAAATCTCTCAGGATGCCGCTAATAGCATAGCGGCCTGCCTGGCTAATACAGTTGGGGCTGCTGAGTCCGTTCTGAGGGTTGCTGCTACTGGCCATGACAAGAGATTGTTTCTCAAG TTACATTTGTTTATAAGTTCTGAGAAGTTCTGTAGTAGGAGCAGATTTTTATGGATGTTGGGCACACGTCATCTCTCCCCATTAGATGCTGATGAACAT GTGGTTGTCTGCCTATATATACTATCGGCTATAGGGAGACTGCTGTCAGGTGTAACAGTGGCGTATGCTG GGTTGTGCTTGTTCTGTCTCTACATGCTGGTTGAGAGCTTTCCATCAAGCAATAGCAGCATTTCACGGCTCTGGAGAAGTGGTGGTGCTGCAGCGGAGCAAGATAACCCTTAG
- the LOC116192015 gene encoding reticulon-like protein B23 isoform X2 has protein sequence MGNEVGKAVIVMICGSLVYYHCAFRNSSLLSLLSDVLIVLLCSLAILGLFFRQLNIAVPVDPLEWQISQDAANSIAACLANTVGAAESVLRVAATGHDKRLFLKVVVCLYILSAIGRLLSGVTVAYAGLCLFCLYMLVESFPSSNSSISRLWRSGGAAAEQDNP, from the exons atggggAATGAGGTGGGGAAAGCGGTGATAGTGATGATATGTGGGAGCCTCGTCTATTACCACTGCGCCTTCCGCAATTCTAGCCTCCTCTCCCTGCTTTCCGATGTCCTTATCGTCCTCCTCTGCTCCCTCGCCATTCTTGGCCTCTTCTTTCGCCAATTGAACATTGC GGTTCCGGTGGATCCGCTGGAGTGGCAAATCTCTCAGGATGCCGCTAATAGCATAGCGGCCTGCCTGGCTAATACAGTTGGGGCTGCTGAGTCCGTTCTGAGGGTTGCTGCTACTGGCCATGACAAGAGATTGTTTCTCAAG GTGGTTGTCTGCCTATATATACTATCGGCTATAGGGAGACTGCTGTCAGGTGTAACAGTGGCGTATGCTG GGTTGTGCTTGTTCTGTCTCTACATGCTGGTTGAGAGCTTTCCATCAAGCAATAGCAGCATTTCACGGCTCTGGAGAAGTGGTGGTGCTGCAGCGGAGCAAGATAACCCTTAG
- the LOC116192014 gene encoding probable mitochondrial adenine nucleotide transporter BTL1 isoform X1, whose protein sequence is MALESQSQKKSFVGSGGNGGFGDVSGLLLMLPKEMFDLDKERGREPPSLELRFQVPDFRPVLRDFFRAREVGEFLSGALAGAMTKAVLAPLETIRTRMVVGVGSKSITGSFLEVIEQQGLSGLWAGNTINILRIIPTQAIELGTFECVKRAVTSAQEKWNEDESPKLQIGGLTLNLSLSWVSPVAVAGAAAGIASTLACHPLEVLKDRLTVSPDMYPSLRVAVSKIFQDGGIGAFYAGISPTLIGMLPYSTSYYFIYETAKKSYCSAKKKKSLNRPELLLIGALAGFTASTLSFPLEVARKRLMVGALQGKCPPHMAAALAEVVQEQGLMGLYRGWGASCLKVMPSSGITWMFYEAWKDILLSDHPLQ, encoded by the exons AGATGTTTGACCTTGACAAGGAGAGGGGCAGGGAACCCCCTTCCTTGGAGCTCCGTTTTCAAGTCCCCGACTTTAGGCCCGTCCTCAGG GATTTCTTCAGGGCAAGAGAAGTTGGTGAGTTTCTTAGCGGTGCTTTGGCGGGGGCTATGACGAAAGCTGTTCTTGCTCCTCTTGAGACAATCAG GACAAGGATGGTGGTCGGTGTAGGATCCAAAAGTATCACTGGTAGTTTCTTGGAGGTAATTGAACAGCAGGGCTTGTCTGGGTTGTGGGCTGGTAACACAATCAATATTCTCCGTATAATCCCCACGCAGGCAATTGAGCTTGGAACATTCGAGTGTGTGAAACGAGCAGTGACATCTGCTCAAGAAAAATGGAATGAGGACGAGAGCCCCAAATTGCAAATTGGTGGTCTCACGTTGAACCTGTCTCTTTCATGGGTCTCTCCAGTTGCTGTTGCTGGTGCTGCTGCTGGGATTGCTAGCACTCTTGCATGCCACCCCCTCGAGGTTTTGAAG GATCGGTTGACTGTGAGCCCCGACATGTATCCGAGTCTGAGGGTCGCTGTTAGTAAGATATTTCAGGATGGAGGGATCGGTGCATTTTATGCCGGCATATCTCCTACACTGATTGGCATGCTTCCATATAGTACAAGCTATTACTTCATTTATGAGACTGCAAAGAAGTCTTACTGTTCGgcgaagaaaaagaaatccttGAACCGCCCGGAGTTGCTTCTAATTGGGGCTCTAGCTG GTTTTACAGCGAGCACTCTAAGCTTTCCCTTGGAGGTGGCGAGGAAGAGGCTAATGGTGGGAGCTCTGCAAGGGAAGTGCCCGCCTCACATGGCAGCGGCTCTAGCTGAAGTGGTTCAGGAGCAGGGATTGATGGGGCTGTACAGGGGATGGGGTGCAAGTTGCTTGAAAGTTATGCCTTCTTCTGGCATCACCTGGATGTTCTACGAAGCTTGGAAGGACATCTTACTTTCTGACCATCCCTTGCAATAA
- the LOC116192014 gene encoding probable mitochondrial adenine nucleotide transporter BTL1 isoform X2, giving the protein MALESQSQKKSFVGSGGNGGFGDVSGLLLMLPKEMFDLDKERGREPPSLELRFQVPDFRPVLRDFFRAREVGEFLSGALAGAMTKAVLAPLETIRTRMVVGVGSKSITGSFLEAIELGTFECVKRAVTSAQEKWNEDESPKLQIGGLTLNLSLSWVSPVAVAGAAAGIASTLACHPLEVLKDRLTVSPDMYPSLRVAVSKIFQDGGIGAFYAGISPTLIGMLPYSTSYYFIYETAKKSYCSAKKKKSLNRPELLLIGALAGFTASTLSFPLEVARKRLMVGALQGKCPPHMAAALAEVVQEQGLMGLYRGWGASCLKVMPSSGITWMFYEAWKDILLSDHPLQ; this is encoded by the exons AGATGTTTGACCTTGACAAGGAGAGGGGCAGGGAACCCCCTTCCTTGGAGCTCCGTTTTCAAGTCCCCGACTTTAGGCCCGTCCTCAGG GATTTCTTCAGGGCAAGAGAAGTTGGTGAGTTTCTTAGCGGTGCTTTGGCGGGGGCTATGACGAAAGCTGTTCTTGCTCCTCTTGAGACAATCAG GACAAGGATGGTGGTCGGTGTAGGATCCAAAAGTATCACTGGTAGTTTCTTGGAG GCAATTGAGCTTGGAACATTCGAGTGTGTGAAACGAGCAGTGACATCTGCTCAAGAAAAATGGAATGAGGACGAGAGCCCCAAATTGCAAATTGGTGGTCTCACGTTGAACCTGTCTCTTTCATGGGTCTCTCCAGTTGCTGTTGCTGGTGCTGCTGCTGGGATTGCTAGCACTCTTGCATGCCACCCCCTCGAGGTTTTGAAG GATCGGTTGACTGTGAGCCCCGACATGTATCCGAGTCTGAGGGTCGCTGTTAGTAAGATATTTCAGGATGGAGGGATCGGTGCATTTTATGCCGGCATATCTCCTACACTGATTGGCATGCTTCCATATAGTACAAGCTATTACTTCATTTATGAGACTGCAAAGAAGTCTTACTGTTCGgcgaagaaaaagaaatccttGAACCGCCCGGAGTTGCTTCTAATTGGGGCTCTAGCTG GTTTTACAGCGAGCACTCTAAGCTTTCCCTTGGAGGTGGCGAGGAAGAGGCTAATGGTGGGAGCTCTGCAAGGGAAGTGCCCGCCTCACATGGCAGCGGCTCTAGCTGAAGTGGTTCAGGAGCAGGGATTGATGGGGCTGTACAGGGGATGGGGTGCAAGTTGCTTGAAAGTTATGCCTTCTTCTGGCATCACCTGGATGTTCTACGAAGCTTGGAAGGACATCTTACTTTCTGACCATCCCTTGCAATAA